GTCGATATGTTCAAAAGCGGGCTCATTTGAAGTATAAAATTTTCTTCCTATTTGTGTGTTAAACGAGCATTAAGCGGAAAATTCACGATTTCAGTCTCAAAAACAATAGATAGATAGCAAAAATAAAAAAGTTCCGGCAATAATTCGCCGAAACCTGCTACCCGCCAACCCGGGTTGTTTTATAACGGTAATTTTTAATCAGTTGCTCGAGATCTTCAAGGCTTTCAGCTGCAAATCTAATATGTACGGCATTGACGATGAATGTTTTTGTAAAAGCAAGCTCATCCTCGCTTAAAATCTCCGCTCTCCAGTTTTCTGATTCATACACAAACGGGAAGGAAGCGGTTACGAGCGTGCCGCCTAATTCTTCAAAATACATGCCAAGATGTTCCCTGTTGATTCCGCGAAATTCTAGTATTCTATCAACCATATCAGCCACCGGCAACCGGAGGAAACAGCGCGAACTGGTCGCTTTCTTTTACATGAGTTTCAAGATCTTGATCATGGACAATGTTACGGCCATTAATATATACATGTACAAATGGCTTGAGCGTTTTCTCTTCTGTAAAAATTTCTTCGTGCAAATCCGGGAACATTTCGCACATTTTATCAAGCACGTCCATTACCCGGTCTCCATCAGGCTTCACTTCGACGGTCACGCCTCCGCAAATCTCCCTAAGATTAGCAAATACCTTAACCTGCATCCCAAACGCCCCTTTCTGCTTAACATAATAATAAATTGAAAAATGAAAAATGTCATTATCTCTTTCAGTCCGACCCCTTCACTCTTAATCGACTATATTTGAAAACTGTCTGATGATCGGCCGATTTTCAGCATCTGTTTGGGTCACGAGATAAAATTCCCTCTCGTATGGTTCGAAAGTATCGACGATTTTGATGCGGCCAGCTCTTTCTGCAGGCATAGCCGCCAGCTTAGAAATAAAACTGATGCCCAGTCCCGCTTCAACCGCAGCGATGACAGACTCCGTGCTCCCAATTGATACGGCAACTCTCAAATCTTCAAGCGACAGGCCTTTTTCGGCTAAGTAACGCTCCATCATTTTGCGTGTGCCCGATCCTTCTTCACGGAGGACGAAATCATATTGTTGAATTTGCGAAAAATCTGCGGAAGCCGTATCGATTAATGGGTGATCTTCTGGAGTGACTAAAACAAGGGAATCGACTGCAACCGGATTGCTTTTTAACAATCGGGACTCGACCTTCATCCCGATGATTGCAGCATCAATCTGGTGGTTTTGCAGTTTTTCAAGAACTTTTTTCGAATCCCCAATTTCGATTTTGACGTCCACCTTTTGAAAAAGGCTACGGAAACTTTTAACCCAGCCGGGAAGCAAATAGGTTCCTGGTATGGTACTCGCACCAATTGTCAGTGTGCCTGTCAAAGTTCCCTGAAATTCACCGAGTTCGTCCTCTAGAGTCCTCCATCGATTGGCAATGTCCTTTGCCGCTGTATAAACAAGCATTCCTGCAGGCGTCGGCCTGATTCCTGCCGCTCCCCTGTCAAGCAGTTCAAATCCCAGCTCATCTTCAAGGCTTTTGATTTTCAGGCTGACAGAAGGCTGTGAGCTTTTAAGCGCAGCCGCTGCTTCAGAAAAACTATTCTTTTCGACAACCATTATGAATGCCTCTAGCTTTTTTAGATTCATGCATTTCTCCTATTCCAGACATATTATATAATCCAATATTAATACGGATTGCCCTGATAAGGACAATAAATTTTAATTAATAAGATTTTATTAGACATTTCTAAGAAAACGGCCTTCAAAGTGTCTATTATGCAGGGTCACATAGACACTCCTAGGGTATCGAGCTTAAAAAGAAAAACTTTCCTTGTCTAATAGTATTGACATATTATTATCTGAATATTAATATAGTTCTTGTGAATGTATTTTAGAATAATAAAAATCGATGACGAGAACACGTTCTTTATGGAACCTGATCCCCAGAGAGCCGGTGATTTGCTGCAAGCCGGTGTTCAGATTATAAAGGAACATCATCTCTGAGATGCAAAGCTGAAACATAGATGTAGTAAGCTTTGGCCGGCTTGTCCGCCGTTAAATGGAACACGTATGATGGTACGTTGATGAGAGCCGCATGTTTGTGCGGAATCAGGGTGGTAACGCGAGCACAACTCGTCCCTAGTTTCAGGGGCGAGTTTTTTGTTTTTCATTTTATAACATTCCGTTCCGAATTTCCTATACTCTCAGTGCCAAAACAATATTTTAGGAGGAGAAAAAGGATGGGAAGCTTAAGGGGTAAAGAAACACTCACGATCGGTCTAATGTTATTTGCATTATTCTTTGGAGCAGGGAATCTAATTTTCCCGCCGTTCCTGGGGCAGGAATCTGGAGAGAATTTTTGGCCAGCGATGCTTGGTTTTGTTGTAACCGGAGTTGGACTGCCATTATTGACTGTTGTTGTCATTTCAATGGCTAAGGGTGGGATAAAAGAAATCGGCTCTAGGGTACACCCAGTTTTTGCAATCGTTTTCAGCGCTGCAGTTTATTTGTCAATCGGGCCTTTCTTTGGAATTCCAAGAAGCGCCAATGTCGCTTTTGAAATGTCCGTTAAGCCGTTCCTTGGGGCATCCGGAACAAATTCGCTTGTACTTTTACTTTTTACATTTGTCTTTTTCGCACTAGTTTACTGGGTTACGTTAAACCCTTCAAAAATGGTCGAAAGGATCGGCAGCGTGTTGACGCCTGTCTTGCTTGCTGCAATCGTCCTGCTCGTGATTGGCAGCTTGTTCAAACTTGACGGTTCGTTTGGAGAAGTATCTGAAAAATACACGGCAGCGCCTTTTGCTACAGGTTTCCTTGAAGGATACCTGACAATGGATACAATCGCAGCATTGGCCTTCGGAATCATTGTGGTCGGAGCTATCCAGCAGAAAAAATCGCTGGAACGCAAGCAGGTTGTAAGGGAAACATTGAAAGCTGGCATTATCGCAGGCATTGGATTAGCTTTTGTCTATGTAACTGTCGGCCTTCTCGGTGCTAAAATGGCCTCAGTTGGCGAATATGAAAATGGCGGTACGATCTTAACAGAATCAGCAAAGATGATGTTCGGGGCACCTGGCATGCTGCTGCTTGGCTTGATTGTCACACTTGCCTGTTTCACAACGGCAGTTGGTCTTGTAGCGGCGACAAGCCAATTTTTC
This window of the Mesobacillus jeotgali genome carries:
- a CDS encoding ubiquitin-like small modifier protein 1; amino-acid sequence: MQVKVFANLREICGGVTVEVKPDGDRVMDVLDKMCEMFPDLHEEIFTEEKTLKPFVHVYINGRNIVHDQDLETHVKESDQFALFPPVAGG
- a CDS encoding selenium metabolism-associated LysR family transcriptional regulator → MNLKKLEAFIMVVEKNSFSEAAAALKSSQPSVSLKIKSLEDELGFELLDRGAAGIRPTPAGMLVYTAAKDIANRWRTLEDELGEFQGTLTGTLTIGASTIPGTYLLPGWVKSFRSLFQKVDVKIEIGDSKKVLEKLQNHQIDAAIIGMKVESRLLKSNPVAVDSLVLVTPEDHPLIDTASADFSQIQQYDFVLREEGSGTRKMMERYLAEKGLSLEDLRVAVSIGSTESVIAAVEAGLGISFISKLAAMPAERAGRIKIVDTFEPYEREFYLVTQTDAENRPIIRQFSNIVD
- the brnQ gene encoding branched-chain amino acid transport system II carrier protein produces the protein MGSLRGKETLTIGLMLFALFFGAGNLIFPPFLGQESGENFWPAMLGFVVTGVGLPLLTVVVISMAKGGIKEIGSRVHPVFAIVFSAAVYLSIGPFFGIPRSANVAFEMSVKPFLGASGTNSLVLLLFTFVFFALVYWVTLNPSKMVERIGSVLTPVLLAAIVLLVIGSLFKLDGSFGEVSEKYTAAPFATGFLEGYLTMDTIAALAFGIIVVGAIQQKKSLERKQVVRETLKAGIIAGIGLAFVYVTVGLLGAKMASVGEYENGGTILTESAKMMFGAPGMLLLGLIVTLACFTTAVGLVAATSQFFEKMMPKVPYKTYTLVVTLVSLLIANLGLNQIISISVPVLIVLYPITIVLVILSFLDRFFRGARGVYVGAVFATTLVSVIDGLKTFGVESELLASLLKSLPLYAEGLGWLLPALVGALAGWAFDKLVQSKELKTASE